Proteins from one Corynebacterium testudinoris genomic window:
- a CDS encoding putative quinol monooxygenase, whose protein sequence is MILINVKFRPLPEYTDNFREVVAEFTEATRQEPGCIFFDWSRNTDDPGEYILLEAFHDDAAEAHVNSEHFRAATELFPTVLTETPEIINTLIEGKTEWDRMAEFQVK, encoded by the coding sequence ATGATCCTTATTAATGTGAAATTCCGCCCCCTGCCCGAGTACACCGACAACTTCCGTGAGGTCGTCGCCGAGTTCACCGAAGCCACCCGCCAAGAGCCCGGCTGCATCTTCTTCGACTGGTCCCGCAACACCGATGACCCCGGCGAGTACATCCTCCTCGAGGCCTTCCACGACGACGCCGCCGAGGCCCACGTCAACTCCGAGCACTTCCGCGCCGCGACGGAACTGTTCCCGACGGTGCTCACCGAAACCCCCGAGATCATCAACACCCTCATCGAAGGCAAGACCGAATGGGACCGGATGGCCGAATTCCAAGTGAAGTGA
- the ppk2 gene encoding polyphosphate kinase 2, with product MGKKDKSNDEHVVKPAKLSKQAYEKELKRLQAELVDMQQWVVETGARVVIIMEGRDAAGKGSAIKRITQYLNPRTARIEALPAPSSRESGQWYFQRYVEKLPTAGEIVIFDRSWYNRAGVERVMGFTTSQEYRRFLHQAPIFERLLVEDGILLRKYWFSVSDEEQLARFQSRLEDPLRRWKLSPMDLQSITRWEDYSRAKDEMFIHTDIPSAPWYTVESEDKKRSRINVISHLLSTIPYEKIERPLPEIPERPGSSDNYERPPRAEFRYVPDVASKLEAQRLKDKKKKK from the coding sequence ATGGGAAAGAAGGACAAGTCCAACGACGAACACGTGGTCAAACCCGCCAAGCTATCCAAGCAGGCCTATGAAAAGGAGTTGAAGCGACTCCAGGCCGAGCTGGTGGATATGCAGCAGTGGGTCGTTGAGACCGGAGCCCGCGTGGTCATCATCATGGAAGGCCGCGACGCCGCTGGTAAGGGCTCCGCCATCAAGCGCATCACCCAGTACCTCAACCCCCGCACCGCGCGGATCGAGGCCCTGCCGGCCCCGAGCTCCCGCGAATCAGGCCAGTGGTACTTCCAGCGCTACGTGGAAAAACTCCCCACCGCCGGTGAGATCGTCATCTTTGACCGGTCCTGGTACAACCGCGCCGGCGTGGAGCGCGTCATGGGTTTCACCACCTCCCAGGAGTACCGCCGCTTCCTGCACCAGGCCCCCATCTTTGAGCGCCTCCTCGTCGAGGACGGCATCTTGCTGCGCAAGTACTGGTTCTCCGTCTCGGATGAAGAACAGCTCGCGCGATTCCAGTCCCGCCTGGAAGATCCGCTGCGCCGCTGGAAGCTGTCCCCGATGGATCTGCAGTCCATCACCCGCTGGGAGGACTACTCGCGCGCGAAGGATGAGATGTTCATCCACACCGATATCCCCTCCGCGCCCTGGTACACCGTGGAATCCGAGGACAAGAAGCGTTCACGCATCAACGTCATCTCCCACCTGCTGTCGACGATTCCCTATGAGAAGATCGAGCGCCCCCTGCCCGAGATCCCCGAGCGCCCCGGTTCTTCCGACAACTATGAGCGCCCCCCGCGTGCAGAGTTCCGCTACGTCCCCGATGTGGCCTCTAAGTTGGAGGCGCAACGGCTGAAGGATAAGAAAAAGAAGAAGTAG
- a CDS encoding DUF1648 domain-containing protein has product MTTATRDIAPIPWFLYSLGLVMAVMSFVAAWLSYDSLPDPMPIHFNASGEADGIVDKSLPAYLGIQVVPLAIILLSGVASAAMISVQARSVLKDKYPQRSTAEREVASRRLAAMQKPLAIFILLITAIIALTVNQSFGLFGDFQLSVWWTLAAIFLATGWLMWTGSRVNRQIYDEHPDPPTEERFYGGVIYFNRNDERVFIDQLGGTNLTLNFARPMAWVVLAALLLPGILIAVLVSVAG; this is encoded by the coding sequence ATGACCACCGCCACCAGAGACATCGCCCCCATCCCTTGGTTCCTGTACTCACTGGGACTCGTCATGGCAGTCATGTCCTTCGTGGCGGCCTGGTTGTCCTACGATTCACTACCGGACCCGATGCCGATCCATTTCAATGCCAGCGGCGAGGCGGACGGGATCGTCGACAAAAGCCTCCCGGCTTACCTCGGGATCCAGGTGGTGCCCCTGGCCATCATTTTGTTGTCGGGTGTTGCCAGCGCCGCGATGATCAGCGTCCAAGCGCGCTCCGTTCTCAAGGACAAATACCCGCAGCGTAGTACCGCCGAACGGGAAGTCGCGTCCCGCAGGTTAGCGGCCATGCAAAAGCCGTTGGCGATCTTCATTCTCCTGATCACGGCCATCATTGCCCTCACCGTCAACCAGTCCTTCGGGCTATTCGGCGATTTCCAGCTGAGCGTCTGGTGGACCCTCGCCGCAATTTTCCTGGCGACCGGCTGGCTGATGTGGACCGGCAGCCGGGTCAATCGCCAGATCTACGACGAGCACCCTGACCCTCCCACGGAGGAAAGGTTTTATGGGGGAGTGATCTACTTCAACCGCAACGATGAGCGGGTGTTCATTGACCAGCTCGGTGGAACGAACCTCACCCTTAATTTCGCCCGGCCGATGGCCTGGGTTGTCCTAGCGGCGTTGCTATTGCCGGGGATACTCATCGCGGTCCTGGTATCGGTGGCTGGATAA
- a CDS encoding Cof-type HAD-IIB family hydrolase produces MEYQLIALDMDGTLLDGDGHIPDGFWPILRELKTRGVAVAPASGRQLATLRDMFAGEDDPGTYIAENGTCVFHGGRVVSTTELDQADVHAIIDAAEGFDIVVCTPTVAYISPNLSAPSFAEIIKYYHSHEVVEDLHQIVDRGVIKVAVYTDDDAEAVAYPVVRDAAPDANVVVSGAHWIDVMHPSAGKGRALTDLAQALDIPIARTLAFGDYLNDYELLDAAGTSYAMANAHPDIKALADHIAPPNTEAGVVTVLEDMLGP; encoded by the coding sequence ATGGAATACCAGTTGATCGCGCTGGACATGGACGGAACCCTGCTCGATGGCGACGGCCATATCCCCGACGGCTTCTGGCCCATCCTCCGCGAGCTGAAAACCCGCGGCGTTGCTGTCGCACCCGCCTCCGGACGCCAACTGGCCACCCTCCGGGATATGTTCGCCGGTGAAGACGACCCGGGCACCTACATCGCCGAAAACGGCACCTGCGTCTTCCACGGCGGTCGCGTCGTCTCCACCACGGAGTTGGACCAGGCCGACGTGCACGCGATCATCGACGCCGCCGAGGGCTTCGACATCGTCGTCTGCACCCCCACCGTCGCCTACATTTCCCCGAACCTCTCCGCACCGTCGTTCGCCGAGATCATCAAGTACTACCACTCCCACGAAGTCGTCGAAGACCTGCACCAGATCGTCGATCGCGGCGTGATCAAGGTAGCCGTGTACACCGACGACGACGCCGAAGCAGTCGCCTACCCCGTCGTCCGCGACGCCGCCCCCGACGCCAACGTCGTCGTCTCCGGCGCCCACTGGATCGACGTCATGCACCCCTCCGCCGGCAAAGGCCGGGCGTTAACCGATCTTGCCCAGGCCCTCGACATTCCCATCGCCCGCACCCTCGCGTTCGGCGACTACCTCAACGACTACGAGCTTCTCGACGCCGCCGGCACCTCCTACGCCATGGCCAACGCCCACCCGGACATCAAAGCCCTCGCCGACCACATCGCCCCGCCCAACACCGAGGCCGGCGTGGTGACGGTGCTGGAGGACATGCTCGGGCCTTAA
- a CDS encoding enoyl-CoA hydratase/isomerase family protein, producing the protein MTTPNDVPVLASIRHSTGVLELNRPKALNSLNPEMIDIIAGALERWRDDDRVTQVLITSRSPKAFCAGGDVRHARELIVEGEHAPVDEFFRREYAMNNLIGTYPKPYIAVMDGIVMGGGLGVSAHGSHRVITERAWASMPEMAIGYVTDVGISWSSQHAWPDSSPAIGAFIGLTGYRLTAADMLYLGLATHFVNNPDAFAEAVVEVGIDAALAKHAVSHKGESALAHMVPDIDATFGEGSWMLIDAALNNHPNHDYVEVVRGLMAKASPSAVVATAELFDANRTAPTLREGLDNEQTLGEVIRREPDFAEGVRAVLVDKTQDAQFTPAHSAESYRKWLS; encoded by the coding sequence ATGACCACACCGAACGATGTTCCCGTCCTTGCGTCCATTCGCCACAGTACCGGCGTTCTGGAACTCAACCGCCCCAAGGCTCTCAATAGCCTCAACCCGGAGATGATCGACATCATTGCCGGAGCATTGGAACGCTGGCGGGATGACGATCGGGTCACCCAGGTGCTTATCACCTCCCGCTCGCCGAAGGCGTTTTGCGCGGGCGGGGACGTGCGGCATGCCCGCGAGCTCATCGTGGAGGGTGAGCACGCCCCGGTGGATGAGTTCTTCCGCCGGGAATATGCGATGAACAATCTCATCGGCACGTATCCCAAGCCCTATATCGCGGTCATGGATGGCATCGTCATGGGTGGTGGCCTGGGCGTCAGTGCGCACGGCTCCCACCGCGTCATCACCGAGCGTGCCTGGGCGTCCATGCCGGAAATGGCGATTGGTTACGTCACGGACGTTGGCATTTCCTGGTCATCCCAGCACGCGTGGCCGGATTCTTCCCCGGCGATCGGCGCGTTCATCGGCCTCACCGGCTACCGTCTCACCGCCGCCGACATGCTGTACCTGGGCCTGGCTACGCACTTCGTGAACAATCCCGACGCGTTCGCGGAGGCTGTGGTGGAGGTGGGCATCGACGCCGCCCTTGCCAAGCACGCCGTTTCCCACAAGGGCGAGTCCGCCCTTGCACACATGGTCCCCGACATTGATGCCACCTTCGGCGAAGGTTCGTGGATGCTTATCGACGCCGCCTTGAACAACCACCCCAACCACGACTACGTCGAGGTTGTGCGGGGCCTCATGGCCAAGGCCTCCCCGTCCGCGGTGGTCGCCACCGCCGAATTGTTTGATGCCAACCGCACCGCCCCCACCCTGCGCGAGGGGCTGGATAATGAGCAGACCCTCGGTGAGGTTATCCGCCGGGAACCGGACTTCGCCGAGGGTGTCCGCGCTGTCCTGGTGGACAAAACCCAGGACGCGCAGTTCACCCCTGCGCACTCGGCAGAGTCGTACCGGAAGTGGCTTAGCTAA
- a CDS encoding DUF6882 domain-containing protein: MVMTAPTSLADVVSDGALVQPNVDAAWRAQFGAFTDGVEFSGTQVRLHRHAGGPVDLEAIPVATISGGEWTWISPLGEELDIPELRGTVPASDQLIAAARTLHANSPVLLAPTPTETHVVAVRFAPTLAPVLPALSLGFADMPEDTDVRRALRGFATAYDLDTDEADDEVTLSDGTRVTLVDGRVAAISGGMSLAEVRADAFYLAVEHQLLVEGRFPEGLRVEPTIAHSTALLNGSIPAQAIVVATVTDDVWTWGWADPNLPPTSAANLRRFGLDNGIPELFRPQMPAMEAHRLGLVDAIKPILGWWTHSIVRLTEHTVGIVLIDAPELHLPAPTDAAIAATLQAPLPVGLDAVRAEAAYRQRRGLS; this comes from the coding sequence ATGGTCATGACAGCTCCCACGTCTCTCGCCGATGTCGTCTCGGACGGCGCCCTTGTGCAACCCAACGTTGATGCCGCCTGGCGCGCGCAGTTTGGGGCGTTCACCGATGGGGTGGAGTTCTCCGGCACCCAGGTTCGGTTGCATCGCCACGCTGGTGGGCCGGTGGACCTCGAGGCCATCCCGGTTGCGACTATCTCGGGTGGAGAATGGACGTGGATCTCTCCGCTCGGCGAGGAGCTCGATATCCCGGAGCTCCGCGGCACGGTGCCGGCGAGCGATCAGCTCATCGCCGCTGCCCGCACACTGCATGCCAACTCTCCCGTGCTCCTCGCGCCCACCCCGACGGAGACCCACGTCGTCGCCGTCCGCTTCGCCCCCACCCTGGCGCCCGTCCTGCCGGCTCTGTCGCTCGGGTTCGCTGACATGCCGGAGGACACGGATGTTCGCCGCGCGCTGCGGGGTTTTGCCACCGCTTATGACCTGGACACCGATGAGGCGGACGATGAGGTCACCCTCTCCGACGGCACCAGGGTCACGCTTGTCGATGGCCGCGTCGCCGCCATCTCCGGCGGCATGTCACTGGCGGAGGTGCGGGCCGATGCTTTCTACCTCGCCGTTGAGCACCAATTACTGGTCGAGGGCCGTTTCCCGGAGGGGTTGCGCGTCGAGCCGACCATCGCCCACTCCACCGCCCTGCTTAACGGGTCGATCCCGGCGCAGGCGATTGTCGTGGCCACGGTCACCGATGACGTGTGGACCTGGGGGTGGGCCGACCCGAATCTCCCCCCAACCTCGGCGGCCAACCTCCGCCGCTTTGGCCTTGACAACGGTATTCCCGAGCTTTTCCGCCCGCAGATGCCGGCGATGGAGGCGCATCGCCTGGGACTCGTGGACGCAATCAAGCCCATCCTGGGCTGGTGGACCCATTCGATCGTCCGTCTCACGGAACACACCGTGGGCATCGTGCTTATCGACGCCCCCGAGCTCCATCTCCCCGCCCCCACCGACGCCGCTATCGCGGCGACATTGCAGGCTCCCCTGCCGGTAGGCCTGGATGCGGTGCGGGCCGAGGCTGCCTACCGACAGCGGCGCGGGCTTAGCTAA
- the glcB gene encoding malate synthase G, producing MTQTELKDTTERIEVAGLQVDKVLHDFLTGSVLPTVGIDADEFFTGFAEIVKDFTPRNKALLARRDELQTQLDEHFRANPGQPDPAEHEAFLREIGYLVDTPEEGEIRTRGIDDEIATMAGPQLVVPILNARFALNAANARWGSLYDALYGTNAISEDGGAEKGKGYNPVRGQKVIAWGRDFLDKAVPLEGASHADVDRYAVIDGYLAAHVGDQEHRLLDKAAYRGFSGNLDDPASILLRHNGLHIEIQIDPSHVVGKDDKAGVKDIVLEAAVSTIMDFEDSVAAVDGRDKVVGYRNWFGLNTGGLQEKVAKGDKTITRVLNPDREFIGRNGTDIRLHGRSLLFVRNVGHLMQNPAIIVDGEEIFEGLLDAVVTVVCAIPGLDVRNPLRNSRSGSIYIVKPKQHGPEEVAFTNDLFARVEDLLGLPRYTLKVGVMDEERRTSVNLDACIMAVADRLAFINTGFLDRTGDEIHTSMQAGPMVRKADMQKAIWKQSYEDSNVDAGLARGLSGKSQIGKGMWAMTELMGEMLEAKIGQPREGANTAWVPSPTGAVLHATHYHEVDVFAVQEELKSAGRRDTFTGLLTVPVSPTTDWSAEEIKEELDNNCQSILGYVVRWVEQGVGCSKVPDIHDVDLMEDRATLRISSQLLSNWLVHGIVTEEQVVEALERMAVVVDRQNEGDPNYLPMSQNYDYSIAFQAAKDLILKGTQSPSGYTEPILHAKRREFKDRERI from the coding sequence ATGACTCAGACCGAGTTGAAGGACACCACAGAGCGCATCGAGGTTGCTGGCCTGCAGGTGGACAAGGTTCTCCACGATTTCCTCACCGGCTCCGTGCTGCCCACCGTGGGCATCGACGCGGATGAGTTCTTCACTGGCTTCGCCGAGATCGTCAAGGATTTCACCCCGCGCAACAAAGCACTGCTGGCCCGGCGCGATGAGCTGCAGACCCAGCTCGATGAGCACTTCCGCGCCAACCCGGGGCAGCCTGATCCGGCCGAGCATGAGGCCTTCCTGCGTGAGATCGGCTACCTCGTCGATACCCCGGAAGAGGGAGAGATCCGCACCCGCGGCATCGACGATGAGATCGCCACCATGGCTGGACCGCAGTTGGTCGTCCCGATCCTCAACGCCCGCTTCGCACTCAACGCAGCGAACGCCCGCTGGGGTTCTCTCTACGACGCGCTCTACGGCACCAATGCCATCTCTGAAGACGGCGGTGCGGAGAAGGGTAAGGGGTACAACCCTGTGCGCGGCCAGAAGGTTATCGCCTGGGGTCGGGATTTCCTGGACAAGGCCGTCCCGCTGGAGGGTGCTTCCCATGCTGACGTGGACCGCTACGCCGTCATTGATGGCTACCTTGCTGCTCACGTGGGTGACCAGGAGCATCGCCTCCTGGACAAGGCCGCCTACCGGGGTTTTTCCGGCAACCTGGATGATCCGGCGTCGATCTTGCTGCGCCACAATGGCCTGCACATCGAGATTCAGATTGATCCCTCCCACGTGGTCGGCAAGGACGACAAGGCTGGCGTGAAGGACATTGTTCTCGAGGCTGCAGTGTCCACCATCATGGATTTCGAAGATTCGGTCGCCGCCGTCGATGGTCGGGACAAGGTCGTCGGCTACCGCAACTGGTTCGGCCTTAACACCGGTGGTCTGCAGGAGAAGGTGGCTAAGGGCGATAAGACGATCACCCGCGTCCTCAACCCGGACCGCGAGTTTATCGGCCGCAATGGCACCGATATCCGTCTGCACGGTCGTTCCCTGCTGTTCGTCCGCAACGTCGGTCACCTCATGCAGAACCCGGCGATCATCGTTGATGGGGAGGAGATCTTCGAGGGGCTTCTCGACGCCGTCGTCACCGTCGTCTGCGCCATCCCCGGCTTGGACGTCCGCAACCCGCTGCGTAACTCCCGCTCTGGCTCGATCTACATCGTCAAGCCGAAGCAGCACGGTCCCGAGGAGGTTGCCTTCACCAACGATCTTTTCGCCCGCGTCGAGGACCTGCTGGGCCTCCCGCGCTACACCCTCAAGGTCGGTGTCATGGATGAGGAGCGTCGCACGTCCGTCAACCTGGATGCCTGCATCATGGCCGTCGCCGACCGCCTGGCGTTCATTAACACCGGCTTCCTCGACCGCACCGGCGATGAGATCCACACCTCCATGCAGGCGGGTCCCATGGTCCGCAAGGCTGATATGCAAAAGGCCATCTGGAAGCAGTCCTACGAGGATTCCAACGTCGATGCGGGCTTGGCTCGCGGCTTGTCCGGCAAGTCGCAGATCGGCAAGGGCATGTGGGCGATGACTGAGCTCATGGGTGAGATGCTGGAGGCGAAGATCGGGCAGCCGCGCGAGGGCGCCAACACCGCGTGGGTGCCCTCCCCGACCGGTGCTGTCCTCCACGCCACTCACTACCACGAGGTGGATGTCTTCGCGGTCCAGGAGGAGCTCAAGTCCGCTGGTCGCCGCGACACCTTCACCGGTTTGCTCACCGTCCCGGTGTCCCCCACCACGGATTGGTCAGCGGAGGAGATCAAGGAAGAGCTGGACAACAACTGCCAGTCCATCCTCGGTTACGTTGTCCGCTGGGTCGAGCAGGGTGTGGGATGTTCCAAGGTCCCGGATATCCACGACGTCGATCTCATGGAAGACCGCGCTACCCTGCGTATTTCCTCCCAGCTGCTGAGCAACTGGTTGGTGCACGGGATCGTCACCGAGGAGCAGGTCGTCGAGGCCCTGGAGCGCATGGCCGTGGTCGTCGACCGCCAGAATGAGGGCGATCCGAACTACCTGCCGATGTCGCAGAACTACGATTACTCCATCGCATTCCAGGCCGCGAAGGATCTCATCCTCAAGGGCACGCAGTCGCCGTCGGGTTACACCGAGCCGATCCTACATGCCAAGCGCCGCGAGTTCAAGGATCGCGAGCGTATTTAG
- the aceA gene encoding isocitrate lyase, with product MTTTGQARTAAEIQKDWDENPRWEGITRDYTAEQVEKLQGTVVEEHTLARRGAEILWDKVSKRDGSYINSLGALTGNMAVQQARAGLQAVYLSGWQVAGDANLSGHTYPDQSLYPANSVPNVVRRINNALLRADEIARVEGDTSVDNWLLPIVADGEAGFGGALNVYELQKAMIAAGAAGTHWEDQLASEKKCGHLGGKVLIPTQQHIRTLTSARLAADVANTPTVVIARTDAEAATLITSDVDERDQPFITGERTAEGFYKIQNGLEPCIARAKSYAPYADMIWMETGTPDLELAKRFADGVHEEFPDQLLSYNCSPSFNWSAHLDADEIAKFQKELGKMGFTFQFITLAGFHSLNYGMFDLAYGYAREGMPAFVELQNREFLAAEERGFTAVKHQREVGAGYFDTIATTVDPESSTTALKGSTEEGQFH from the coding sequence ATGACCACTACCGGCCAGGCACGTACCGCAGCTGAGATCCAGAAGGACTGGGACGAGAACCCCCGCTGGGAAGGCATCACCCGCGACTACACCGCAGAGCAGGTGGAGAAGCTCCAGGGCACCGTCGTGGAGGAGCACACCCTCGCACGTCGTGGCGCCGAAATCCTGTGGGACAAGGTCTCCAAGCGTGACGGTTCCTACATCAACTCCCTCGGCGCCCTCACCGGCAACATGGCCGTCCAGCAGGCCCGCGCCGGCCTGCAGGCCGTCTACCTCTCCGGATGGCAGGTCGCCGGCGACGCCAACCTCTCCGGCCACACCTACCCGGACCAGTCCCTCTACCCGGCCAACTCCGTGCCCAACGTTGTCCGCCGCATCAACAACGCTCTCCTGCGCGCCGACGAGATCGCCCGCGTCGAAGGCGACACCTCCGTCGACAACTGGCTCCTCCCGATCGTCGCTGACGGCGAAGCCGGCTTCGGTGGCGCCCTCAACGTCTACGAGCTGCAGAAGGCCATGATCGCCGCTGGCGCCGCTGGTACCCACTGGGAAGATCAGCTCGCCTCGGAGAAGAAGTGTGGCCACCTCGGCGGCAAGGTCCTCATCCCGACCCAGCAGCACATCCGCACCCTGACCTCCGCTCGCCTGGCTGCCGACGTCGCCAACACCCCGACCGTCGTCATCGCCCGCACCGACGCCGAGGCCGCCACCCTCATCACCTCCGACGTTGACGAGCGCGACCAGCCGTTCATCACCGGCGAGCGCACCGCAGAAGGCTTCTACAAGATCCAGAACGGCCTCGAGCCCTGCATCGCCCGCGCAAAGTCCTACGCTCCCTACGCCGACATGATCTGGATGGAGACCGGCACCCCGGACCTCGAGCTGGCCAAGCGCTTCGCCGACGGCGTCCACGAGGAGTTCCCGGACCAGCTGCTGTCCTACAACTGCTCCCCGTCCTTCAACTGGTCCGCACACCTCGATGCAGACGAGATCGCCAAGTTCCAGAAGGAACTGGGCAAGATGGGCTTCACCTTCCAGTTCATCACCCTCGCAGGCTTCCACTCCCTCAACTACGGCATGTTCGACCTGGCCTACGGCTACGCCCGCGAAGGCATGCCCGCCTTCGTTGAGCTGCAGAACCGTGAGTTCCTCGCAGCCGAAGAGCGCGGCTTCACCGCCGTCAAGCACCAGCGCGAGGTCGGTGCCGGCTACTTCGACACCATCGCCACCACCGTTGACCCGGAATCCTCCACCACCGCCCTCAAGGGCTCCACCGAGGAAGGCCAGTTCCACTAA
- the rraA gene encoding ribonuclease E activity regulator RraA translates to MTITFIPTADLVDIIGDDVRSCDTQFGDFGGVTDFCGPITTIKCLHDNGLVKKTLNSPGEGGVLVVDGSESVHTALMGDMIAAAGVDNGWAGVVILGAIRDSAVIGTMNFGTKALGTNPRKSAKDGVGDKNVTVSFGGVDFVPGHILYADSDGIVVTEAPVEAPAD, encoded by the coding sequence ATGACCATCACCTTCATCCCCACCGCCGACCTCGTTGACATCATCGGCGACGACGTCCGCTCCTGCGATACCCAATTCGGCGACTTCGGCGGGGTAACCGACTTCTGCGGGCCGATCACCACCATTAAGTGCCTCCACGACAACGGTCTGGTGAAGAAAACCCTCAACAGCCCTGGTGAGGGCGGCGTGCTCGTCGTCGACGGCTCGGAGTCCGTGCACACAGCCCTCATGGGCGACATGATCGCCGCTGCGGGAGTAGACAACGGCTGGGCCGGCGTCGTGATCTTGGGAGCCATCCGCGACTCAGCCGTCATCGGCACCATGAACTTTGGCACCAAGGCACTGGGCACGAACCCCCGCAAGTCCGCCAAGGACGGGGTCGGAGACAAAAACGTCACCGTTTCCTTCGGCGGCGTCGACTTCGTCCCCGGGCACATCCTCTACGCCGATTCGGACGGCATCGTGGTCACCGAGGCGCCGGTGGAGGCACCCGCGGATTAG
- a CDS encoding LGFP repeat-containing protein: MMKLKYLVISALSVIFSLSLIATSVATADEFHGYWVKGRILDTYNRLGGYTTFGNANTEERNAANGGKFQYFQHNASIYWHPSVSNGTARQIGGQIRDKWADYNWEHGHLKYPTTDELPTRTAGGRFNHFQGGSIYWSAATGAHTVQGAIRDRWATKDWEAGSLGLPTTDERFTPNGAGKYNHFQGGSIYWSAATGAHTVQGRIRDYWAKVGWENSRFGFPTGEEYQVSGGGIQQSFQGQNLQWVPSNSSQLAPYRPGYASYDQQYLLFDQDERWTPQSINREVITHFNQYFTFTGCPGQLYVGAECDLETV; this comes from the coding sequence ATGATGAAGCTTAAGTACCTAGTCATATCTGCTCTCAGCGTTATTTTTTCGCTTTCTTTGATTGCTACCTCCGTGGCCACTGCTGACGAATTTCACGGCTATTGGGTGAAAGGAAGAATTCTCGATACCTACAACAGGCTTGGCGGCTACACGACCTTTGGAAACGCTAATACCGAAGAACGAAATGCTGCTAACGGCGGGAAATTTCAGTATTTTCAGCACAACGCTTCGATCTACTGGCATCCTTCAGTATCGAACGGGACTGCTCGCCAAATCGGAGGGCAGATTCGAGACAAATGGGCGGACTACAACTGGGAACATGGACATCTAAAATATCCGACCACAGATGAACTCCCAACTCGCACCGCGGGTGGACGTTTCAATCATTTTCAGGGTGGCTCTATCTATTGGAGTGCTGCGACCGGTGCGCATACCGTCCAAGGCGCGATCCGTGACCGCTGGGCCACTAAGGATTGGGAAGCGGGGTCACTCGGATTGCCCACTACAGATGAGAGATTTACCCCTAACGGAGCAGGAAAATACAATCATTTTCAGGGTGGCTCTATCTATTGGAGTGCTGCGACTGGTGCTCACACTGTCCAAGGGAGAATCCGTGACTATTGGGCAAAGGTCGGATGGGAAAACAGCCGTTTCGGCTTTCCTACGGGCGAAGAATATCAAGTTAGTGGCGGAGGGATCCAGCAAAGCTTCCAGGGGCAAAACCTCCAATGGGTCCCTTCGAATTCGTCGCAGCTCGCTCCATATAGGCCTGGCTATGCGAGCTACGACCAGCAGTATCTACTATTTGACCAGGATGAGCGCTGGACACCGCAATCGATAAATAGAGAAGTCATAACACATTTTAATCAGTATTTCACGTTCACTGGTTGTCCTGGGCAACTTTACGTTGGGGCAGAATGCGACCTAGAGACAGTGTGA